Genomic segment of Candidatus Poribacteria bacterium:
GTACGGAGCGCGCGTGTCGATGACACTCGGCTTGGTCGGTGTCTTTTTGAGCATCGTTCTCGGTTCTATCCTCGGCACTGTATCCGGATACTGGGGCGGATGGGTCGATAATCTGATCCAACGTATTATTGAGGTACTCTCAGCATTCCCTGACATCCCACTGTGGATGGCACTCGGTGCCGCACTTCCACCGGGTTGGTCGAGTATCCAAATCTATTTCGGGATTACGATTATTCTGTCGATTATCCGTTGGGGCGGATTGGCACGGCAGGTACGTGGAAAGGTCTTGGCGTATCGGGAGAGTGATTTTGTTATGGCAGCACGTGCCGCAGGCGCAGGACATTGGCATATCATCACAAAGCACCTACTACCGGGATGCTATAGTCATATCATCGTTATCGCGACGCTCGCCATTCCCGGCATGATCTTAGGGGAGACCGCGCTCAGTTTCTTAGGCTTGGGCATCCGTCCCCCGATGACGAGTTGGGGTGTGCTGTTAGAAGAGGCACAACGCGTGACCGTTTTGCTTCACTATCCATGGCTCATTTTCCCAGCCGTGCCGGTGCTCGTCGTTGTCATCGCGTTTAACTTCTTAGGAGATGCCCTCCGCGATGCCGCAGATCCATACTCAGATTAAAAGGCCCCCCAGGCCCGGTAGGTGCGATTTCCTAATCGCACCGGATTTTAGGCACAAACCTTACCCAGGCCCGGTAGGTGCGATTTCCTAATCGCACCGGATTTTAGGCACAAACCTTAGTTGATACCTATGGAGAAACAACATGTCAACAAACACAGACCTCGGATTTTTTGCAACAGATGTTTCGTTCACAGACAAGTCCGCAATCGTGACAGGTTCCAGCCGCGGCATCGGACGCGCAATCGCTATTGAATTAGCGCGTCAAGGTGCTGATGTGCTTATCAATTACAACCAAAACCGTGATGCCGCTGAATCCGTGCAGCAAGAGGTAGAGGCACTCGGCAGAAAAGCAGTTATTATTCAAGCCGACATCAGCGACCTCGATTCACACGAGAGGTTGCTTAACACCGCACACGAGGCTTTCGGGAAGGTGGACGTCCTCATCAACAATGCCGGTATCACCCGTATCGCTGATATTCTTCAGGAGACACCCGAACAGTTTGATCTGATTGTCAACACCAACCTCAAGGCGACGCACTTCCTCACACAACGCGTCGCAAACTATATGGTAGCGGACGAGATTCGCGGGTGTATCATCTATACGCTCTCGATTTCTGATACAGTGGCATCCGACAATCGCACCGCCTATTGTATCTCAAAAGCAGGGTTGGAGATGAGTATGCGCGCCTACGCTGGACGCTTAGCAGTACACGGTATTAAAGTGAACGGCATCGCTGCGGGTGTGATTGATACAGACCTCTCGCGCGTCCGTATTCCCGATTATGAGGAGGCCGCGGAGAAGGGGTATATCTTTATGGTCCGCGCCGGCGCGCCTGAAGATGTCGCGCACGCCACCATCTCTGCGATGAAACTTTACGATACGGGGGTCGTTCTCCCCGCTGCAGGTGGTGTGATGACACCGCTATTGAATCTCAGGTCTATGGCGGAATTGGATATGAATAAATCTTAAAGTGGTTGTTAGAACGTCCGTTAGTCTTTCTTTAAATTCCGGGGATTTTTGTGGTACAATAGTGAGTAGGAGTGTTGAGAGTATAGAAGCAGAAAAACATTTTTAAGGAAATAACTATGTCAGAAGATATTAGAATATCCATGTTTGAAGTCGTAGGCAGCCCTTTCTGTGTTGCCTCCGACGATGGGGAGAAGATTCATAAGCACCTTGACGCTGCACTGAGGGCGAATCAAGAGGTTGTACTCTCGTTTCATAATGTTACGGCACTAACTGGGGCTTTCTTAAGTGCCGCGATCGGTCAGTTATATGGCACATTTAGTGAAGAAAAAATACAATCTCTATTGAAGGTAGAGGATGCAAAGTCAGACGACCTTAGATTGTTGAGGAGTGCTGTTAACAATGCCAAGTTGTACTTCAAAAACCCGGAACGATTCAACCAAGCGATACGAGAAGTAATGGGCGATGAGGTTGGTGATGTATAAAGCAATGGAGGTGCGCCATCACAACTTCACCTCTAAAGACAAATTGTTTCTGGATGCCAATATTTGGTTGTATCTGTTCAGTCCACGGGAACCCAGAGACCGTTGGAAACAAATCTACTCCGAGGTTTTTGAACGTATCTTGAAAGCGAACAGTCGAATTTATGTTGATGTTCTTGTCGTTTCAGAATTCATCAACGCTTATGCTCGGATGAAATGGCGAGCTGTCGCCCCGCATATCAAATCGTTCAAAGATTTTCGCAACAGCACAGGTTTTAAACCTGTTGCTGAAGATATTACTGCAGGTGTTAGGGAAATTATAAGCCACTGCTCACGCATCGAGAGTGGCTTTGTAACACTGCAAATGGATGGCTTGCTTACTGACTATGCCGCGGGCAATTCTGACTTCAACGATCAGGTCATAACGGCTCTCTGCAAAAACAACGGACTCACCTTAATAACAAACGACAGCGATTTCAAAACTCAGGATATCCCCATCCTTACTGCGAATTCCAATCTCCTTTAGTTGGCGGCAGAACAACAAAGGATAATCTCAATTGTTCCGCTAAATGCAGCGCAATTTTCCTTAACATCACATCAAACGCGTCACATAATCCCAATATCGCGTAATATTGACTTTTTGATTTTGCAGACCATCGTATACGCAGGGTCGAAGACGTTACCCATATCATATTCTACGGCTTGCCCCAATAGAATGTGGGCTGCGCGTTTCTCCAAACCGAGTTCACCCAACCACCGAAGAAGTTCTGTCGTTGCGTGTTGTACCGCCTGATCCAAGGGGCGGGCATTGCCCGCTGTCAGAATGTAATCACTGTTTTCGGCACGGGGCCAGTTGATGCTTTTGCCTTTAAGGACTTCAACAGTAAAC
This window contains:
- a CDS encoding ABC transporter permease, which encodes MKLTIETAEEIEDAGDPWTDGGQLSYRQLIWRRFRKNRMGVIAGALLLIFYILAIGADFFAPYHYNEINMRLRHVPPQRLHFSFSYGFYVYGLKSVRNPESLELEFTKDITRWYPVKFFFKDADGRRHLFSSEGPMFLLGTDRMGRDLLSRIMYGARVSMTLGLVGVFLSIVLGSILGTVSGYWGGWVDNLIQRIIEVLSAFPDIPLWMALGAALPPGWSSIQIYFGITIILSIIRWGGLARQVRGKVLAYRESDFVMAARAAGAGHWHIITKHLLPGCYSHIIVIATLAIPGMILGETALSFLGLGIRPPMTSWGVLLEEAQRVTVLLHYPWLIFPAVPVLVVVIAFNFLGDALRDAADPYSD
- a CDS encoding SDR family NAD(P)-dependent oxidoreductase; its protein translation is MSTNTDLGFFATDVSFTDKSAIVTGSSRGIGRAIAIELARQGADVLINYNQNRDAAESVQQEVEALGRKAVIIQADISDLDSHERLLNTAHEAFGKVDVLINNAGITRIADILQETPEQFDLIVNTNLKATHFLTQRVANYMVADEIRGCIIYTLSISDTVASDNRTAYCISKAGLEMSMRAYAGRLAVHGIKVNGIAAGVIDTDLSRVRIPDYEEAAEKGYIFMVRAGAPEDVAHATISAMKLYDTGVVLPAAGGVMTPLLNLRSMAELDMNKS
- a CDS encoding PIN domain-containing protein, with translation MYKAMEVRHHNFTSKDKLFLDANIWLYLFSPREPRDRWKQIYSEVFERILKANSRIYVDVLVVSEFINAYARMKWRAVAPHIKSFKDFRNSTGFKPVAEDITAGVREIISHCSRIESGFVTLQMDGLLTDYAAGNSDFNDQVITALCKNNGLTLITNDSDFKTQDIPILTANSNLL
- a CDS encoding STAS-like domain-containing protein; its protein translation is MSEDIRISMFEVVGSPFCVASDDGEKIHKHLDAALRANQEVVLSFHNVTALTGAFLSAAIGQLYGTFSEEKIQSLLKVEDAKSDDLRLLRSAVNNAKLYFKNPERFNQAIREVMGDEVGDV